Proteins encoded together in one Methanococcus voltae window:
- a CDS encoding iron ABC transporter substrate-binding protein, translating into MNKTLKKSLVMVFSVFMVVAIVMSCGCIGGNTAPTTNLDSANTSGDADQNKGAETTKNAEFITVTDMAGRTVEVPTEINRIIGLGCSLREIVYLDSEDKVIAIEMRESVKAKSDDDKFPCGTELPYLAANPELIDLPVAGKAGANYNYEAILKMNPDIIFIGNNKDAAEDLQSKLNIPVVVVYTAAIGSEGQNKKFEDSLRLMGKILDKEERANEVLDKMEEYKNDLKSRVSKATVHPTVYVAGRAYNGAHGITTTDPRWPPFEFLGANNVAYNVSKISEGKEVSKEQVVAWNPEYIFVSEASMNEVTADLAKPEFQGLNAVKNGKVYKVLPYCWYAFNKDTAIANAYYVGKVLYPEQFADINPEEKADEIYTFFDGGVAYEEIANRMGGYGKLEA; encoded by the coding sequence ATGAATAAAACTTTAAAAAAATCATTGGTTATGGTTTTCAGTGTTTTTATGGTCGTAGCTATTGTAATGAGTTGCGGATGTATCGGTGGAAATACCGCCCCTACAACAAACCTTGATAGTGCAAACACCAGTGGCGATGCAGATCAAAATAAAGGTGCAGAAACGACCAAAAATGCAGAATTCATAACTGTTACAGATATGGCGGGCAGAACTGTAGAAGTTCCAACCGAAATAAATAGAATAATCGGCTTAGGCTGTTCATTAAGAGAAATAGTTTACTTAGATTCAGAAGATAAAGTAATAGCAATAGAAATGAGAGAAAGTGTTAAAGCAAAATCTGACGATGATAAATTCCCTTGTGGTACTGAATTACCATACTTAGCAGCAAACCCTGAATTAATTGACTTACCTGTAGCGGGTAAAGCAGGGGCTAACTATAATTACGAAGCAATTCTTAAAATGAACCCTGATATAATATTTATAGGTAATAATAAAGACGCAGCTGAAGATTTACAAAGTAAATTAAACATTCCTGTAGTAGTTGTTTATACTGCAGCAATTGGTTCAGAAGGTCAAAATAAAAAATTCGAAGACTCATTAAGATTAATGGGTAAAATATTAGATAAGGAAGAAAGAGCCAACGAAGTATTGGACAAAATGGAAGAATACAAAAATGATTTAAAATCTAGAGTTTCAAAAGCTACAGTTCACCCAACCGTATATGTTGCAGGTAGGGCTTACAACGGAGCTCACGGAATTACAACAACAGATCCTAGATGGCCACCATTTGAATTTTTAGGTGCTAATAATGTAGCATACAACGTTTCAAAGATTAGTGAAGGTAAAGAAGTTAGCAAAGAACAAGTGGTAGCTTGGAATCCTGAATATATCTTTGTAAGTGAGGCTTCAATGAATGAAGTTACAGCTGATTTAGCAAAACCTGAATTCCAAGGGTTGAATGCAGTTAAAAACGGTAAAGTTTACAAAGTATTACCTTACTGCTGGTACGCATTTAACAAGGATACTGCAATAGCAAATGCTTACTACGTTGGCAAAGTACTCTATCCGGAGCAGTTTGCAGACATTAATCCTGAAGAAAAAGCAGACGAAATATATACATTCTTCGATGGCGGTGTAGCTTACGAAGAAATAGCAAATAGAATGGGCGGATACGGTAAATTAGAAGCATAA
- a CDS encoding dicarboxylate/amino acid:cation symporter yields the protein MSNKILNAYTSIPLVARMLGALAIGLPIGLAISFYAPDLINVISAYLSPFGTVLVNMLKMIVIPIIFFSLIAGAASIPLGKLGRVGFKTILWYLMTSLFASLFGVIVAMLFNPGVGFTPQEVASSVTQVGVQPSADIIGILLGMFANPFASLAQGNFLPIIVFAILFGVATRLVADKPLDEEESKRAFSLIDFAKAVNSSMFKIVNWVMEYAPIGVLALTIVNFGTYGSDLLGSYGQIVIGIVLGIIGLIAFVYSGLIVLIGRENPLKIFNKIKEAMVTAFATRSSAATLPVSMEVARDELGVKEELASFTLPLGATINMDGVCIHLPMWAFFAANMFGIPMTIDSILVMVITTVLASIGAGGVPGGSLMLLFIILGTMGLAPEQIAIVVSLAIAVNPILDMFETMNNITGDLVMTYLVGKTEGLVDENVQKKL from the coding sequence ATGTCTAACAAAATACTAAATGCTTATACAAGCATACCACTAGTTGCAAGAATGTTGGGTGCATTAGCTATTGGTTTGCCTATTGGTTTGGCGATATCTTTCTACGCCCCTGATTTAATAAATGTTATTAGTGCTTATTTATCACCGTTTGGTACTGTTTTAGTAAACATGCTTAAAATGATTGTTATACCTATCATATTCTTCTCATTAATTGCAGGTGCTGCAAGTATACCACTCGGTAAACTCGGAAGAGTAGGTTTCAAAACTATTTTATGGTATTTAATGACTTCATTATTCGCGTCATTATTCGGTGTTATTGTTGCAATGTTATTTAACCCAGGTGTTGGTTTCACACCGCAAGAGGTTGCAAGTTCAGTTACACAAGTTGGTGTTCAGCCATCCGCTGATATCATTGGTATATTATTAGGAATGTTTGCAAACCCATTTGCTTCCCTTGCTCAAGGTAATTTCTTGCCTATCATCGTGTTCGCAATTTTATTTGGTGTTGCTACAAGATTAGTAGCTGATAAACCACTCGATGAAGAAGAGTCAAAAAGGGCATTCTCATTGATTGATTTCGCAAAAGCTGTTAACTCATCAATGTTTAAAATTGTTAACTGGGTTATGGAATACGCACCAATTGGTGTTTTAGCTTTGACAATTGTAAACTTCGGAACTTACGGTTCTGATTTATTAGGAAGCTACGGACAAATCGTTATTGGTATTGTTCTTGGTATTATTGGATTAATAGCATTCGTATACTCTGGATTAATAGTCCTCATCGGAAGAGAAAATCCATTAAAGATATTCAATAAAATTAAAGAAGCAATGGTTACTGCATTCGCTACAAGAAGTAGTGCTGCTACATTACCAGTTTCAATGGAAGTTGCAAGAGATGAATTAGGCGTAAAAGAGGAATTAGCTTCATTTACATTACCATTAGGTGCTACAATCAACATGGATGGAGTTTGTATCCACTTACCAATGTGGGCTTTCTTCGCAGCAAACATGTTTGGTATCCCGATGACAATTGATTCAATCCTTGTAATGGTTATTACAACAGTTTTAGCTTCAATTGGTGCAGGTGGTGTTCCAGGTGGAAGTTTAATGCTTTTATTCATTATTTTAGGTACTATGGGATTAGCTCCAGAACAAATCGCAATTGTTGTTTCATTGGCTATCGCAGTGAACCCAATTTTAGATATGTTCGAAACCATGAACAACATCACAGGAGATTTGGTTATGACTTACTTAGTTGGTAAAACCGAAGGCTTAGTTGACGAAAACGTTCAAAAAAAGTTATAA
- a CDS encoding cobalt-precorrin-7 (C(5))-methyltransferase: MIYIIGIGAGSSDLITLKALNTIDKLDILVGSKRSIESIKSIDSINSNDLESKEIIYLSKNLKETLKEIAFDDKFKNKDIGILSTGDPCFSGLLKTMLNLGVDKKDISVISGISSIQVACARLKISWDDYAILTLHGKEYNQELLYNMVINNHSVIFLPSDIKKDVEYMLNKNNVSFNLKNVDYHLKDVRITICENLSYPDEKISTYKLGELIKNIENGLEFSYMAVCVITF; this comes from the coding sequence ATGATTTATATTATAGGAATAGGCGCAGGAAGTAGCGATTTGATAACCCTAAAAGCACTAAATACAATTGATAAACTAGATATTCTAGTAGGTAGCAAAAGAAGTATAGAGTCAATTAAATCAATTGATTCCATTAATTCAAACGATTTAGAATCTAAAGAAATAATTTATTTATCCAAAAATCTTAAAGAAACTTTAAAAGAAATAGCTTTTGATGATAAATTTAAAAATAAAGATATCGGTATTTTATCTACTGGCGACCCATGTTTTAGCGGTTTATTAAAAACTATGCTAAATTTAGGCGTGGATAAAAAGGATATATCAGTTATATCCGGTATTTCTTCAATACAGGTAGCTTGTGCAAGGTTAAAAATATCTTGGGACGATTATGCCATACTAACACTTCACGGTAAAGAATATAATCAAGAATTGCTATATAATATGGTAATAAATAATCACAGTGTAATATTTTTACCGAGTGACATAAAAAAAGATGTTGAATACATGTTAAACAAAAATAATGTTAGCTTTAATCTTAAAAACGTTGATTACCATTTAAAAGATGTAAGAATTACAATTTGCGAAAATTTATCATATCCTGATGAAAAAATAAGCACATATAAATTGGGCGAATTAATTAAAAACATAGAAAATGGTTTGGAATTCTCATATATGGCAGTATGCGTTATAACTTTTTAA
- the cysS gene encoding cysteine--tRNA ligase: MIHRESQNSDSNNRALSEKGYFITVYNSLTNTMEKFIPLDKKAIKMYICGPTVYDSSHLGHGRTYVSFDVIKRYLEHKGYNVYLVINFTDIDDKIINKAKNLKMDCKNISEENIDSFLIDMLSLGVEPANVYPKVTQSISEIIDFIGVLMKKEYAYKTTDGIYFNVRKFREYGRLSNVNIDKLKSKTKAKTKEDVDSESENKNKNKIGKSTTEKLNVEDFALWKFNEPIFEGDICVEPAWDSPWGKGRPGWHIECSVMSAKYFGECFDIHGGGKDLAFPHHENEIAQSDSYFEAPCVKYWMHTGFVRVNGEKMSKSLGNFVTIKDMLQKYNKDTLRLFFIQRHYRSPLDYSDESLTHVQNTLDKFENAIKKLIYYSKDSEVKNKLSITDVEFMNVLYTCRNKFYDAMDDDFNTVEAIKVLYTLVTATNKYMAELENLKNPNANTSIIIQALEFYRDVGEIFGIFGDLKIDCYLNCLKRYGYEEEVRESSACIDKIAKAEFSFASAGKVDGLMKLVIELREDLRANKNYEMADKIRDKLEELDIILEDNPKGTRWSIK, translated from the coding sequence ATGATACACCGAGAATCTCAAAATTCAGACTCTAATAATAGAGCACTAAGTGAAAAGGGATATTTTATTACCGTATACAACAGCTTAACAAATACTATGGAAAAATTTATTCCATTAGACAAAAAAGCCATAAAGATGTATATTTGCGGACCTACGGTTTATGATTCGTCGCATTTGGGTCATGGTCGTACGTACGTATCTTTTGACGTAATAAAACGATATTTGGAACATAAGGGTTATAACGTTTATTTAGTCATTAATTTTACTGATATCGACGATAAGATAATAAATAAGGCTAAAAATCTTAAAATGGATTGTAAAAATATTTCTGAAGAAAATATAGACTCATTTTTGATAGACATGCTTTCCTTAGGTGTAGAACCTGCAAATGTGTATCCTAAGGTTACACAATCAATCTCTGAAATAATAGATTTTATAGGTGTATTAATGAAAAAAGAGTACGCTTATAAAACAACAGATGGAATTTATTTCAACGTTAGGAAATTTAGGGAGTATGGTAGGCTTAGCAATGTAAATATAGATAAATTAAAATCTAAGACTAAGGCCAAGACTAAAGAAGATGTAGATAGTGAAAGTGAAAATAAAAATAAAAATAAAATTGGTAAGTCAACAACCGAAAAATTAAATGTAGAAGATTTTGCACTTTGGAAGTTTAACGAGCCAATTTTTGAAGGGGATATTTGTGTAGAACCTGCATGGGATAGCCCTTGGGGTAAAGGACGCCCTGGTTGGCACATTGAATGCTCGGTAATGAGTGCAAAGTATTTCGGAGAATGTTTCGATATACACGGAGGCGGAAAAGATTTAGCATTCCCACACCACGAAAATGAAATAGCTCAAAGCGATAGTTATTTTGAAGCACCTTGCGTCAAATATTGGATGCACACGGGTTTTGTTAGGGTAAATGGGGAAAAAATGAGCAAAAGCCTTGGAAATTTTGTAACCATTAAAGATATGTTGCAAAAATATAATAAAGACACCTTAAGATTGTTCTTTATCCAAAGACATTATCGCTCGCCTCTTGATTATTCAGACGAGTCCTTGACGCATGTACAAAATACATTAGATAAATTTGAGAATGCAATTAAAAAATTAATCTATTATTCAAAAGATTCTGAAGTTAAAAATAAGTTATCAATAACTGATGTAGAATTTATGAATGTACTATACACCTGCAGAAACAAATTTTATGATGCTATGGACGATGATTTTAACACCGTTGAAGCTATTAAAGTTCTTTACACACTGGTAACCGCTACAAATAAATATATGGCGGAATTGGAAAATTTAAAAAATCCTAATGCAAATACATCCATTATAATCCAAGCTTTAGAATTTTATAGGGATGTAGGGGAAATATTTGGCATATTTGGAGATTTAAAGATTGATTGTTATTTAAATTGCTTAAAAAGATATGGTTACGAAGAAGAAGTAAGAGAAAGTAGTGCCTGTATTGATAAAATAGCAAAAGCGGAGTTTAGCTTTGCTAGTGCGGGAAAAGTAGACGGCTTAATGAAATTAGTAATTGAGTTACGGGAAGATTTACGCGCCAATAAAAATTATGAAATGGCGGATAAAATAAGAGATAAATTAGAAGAATTAGATATTATCTTGGAGGATAACCCGAAAGGTACTCGATGGAGCATTAAATAA
- a CDS encoding AMP-binding protein, which produces MEAPLDYGNLFTEETIGEFFEKMVSKNPDQEFMVYPDRDLRFTYGEFNERVNMMAKGLLEIGISKGDNVGLWARNVPDWLTFVFATAKIGAVAVTVNTAYKSHELDYVLKQSDMKALAIVDQFRDVNYIETVYDLIPELKTQKRGELNSENYPHLKTIMYIGPEKHRGMYNTHEIMLLGKHLPNDKLEEAKKQVKNTDVVNIQYTSGTTGFPKGVMLTHRNILNNGFYIGESMHYSEKDRLCLPVPLFHCFGIVLGVMAVLTHGSTLVMLELFDPLLALAAVQKEKCTSLYGVPTMFIAEFSHPMFKMFDLSSLRTGIMAGSTCPTEAMKKVIEEMNMSEVTIAYGLTEASPVFTQTKATDSLDKRVNTVGVALPHSQVKIVDPETGETLGRNQVGEICCKGYNVMKGYYNMPEKTAEAIDEDGWLHSGDLATQDDEGYYKIVGRIKDMIIRGGENIYPREIEEFIHTMDGVKDVQVAGIPDKKYGEIVGAFVILEEGADLTEEDIRDYAITKIARYKVPKYVFMVEEYPLTASGKIQKYKLAQIGKELVEKRLNETKL; this is translated from the coding sequence ATGGAAGCACCACTAGATTATGGAAATCTATTTACAGAAGAAACAATCGGTGAATTCTTTGAAAAAATGGTATCAAAAAACCCTGACCAAGAGTTTATGGTTTATCCAGACAGAGATTTAAGATTTACCTACGGAGAATTTAACGAACGTGTTAATATGATGGCGAAAGGTCTTTTAGAGATTGGTATATCTAAAGGCGATAACGTTGGCCTTTGGGCAAGAAACGTACCAGACTGGTTAACTTTCGTATTTGCAACCGCAAAAATCGGGGCTGTAGCTGTAACCGTTAACACTGCCTACAAAAGTCACGAACTTGACTACGTACTTAAGCAATCCGATATGAAAGCTTTAGCAATCGTAGATCAATTTAGGGATGTGAACTACATTGAAACGGTTTACGATTTAATACCTGAATTGAAAACACAGAAGCGAGGGGAGTTAAACAGCGAAAATTACCCTCATTTAAAAACCATTATGTATATAGGACCTGAAAAGCATAGGGGTATGTATAATACTCATGAAATCATGTTATTAGGTAAACACTTGCCAAATGATAAGCTTGAAGAAGCTAAAAAGCAAGTTAAAAATACCGATGTGGTAAATATCCAATATACTTCAGGAACAACAGGTTTTCCAAAAGGTGTGATGCTTACGCATAGAAATATCCTTAATAATGGATTCTATATCGGAGAAAGTATGCACTATAGCGAAAAAGATAGGCTATGCTTACCAGTTCCTTTATTCCACTGCTTTGGTATAGTTCTGGGGGTTATGGCAGTTTTAACACACGGTAGCACCCTCGTAATGCTTGAATTATTCGACCCATTACTTGCACTTGCAGCAGTCCAAAAAGAAAAATGTACATCACTCTACGGGGTTCCTACAATGTTTATTGCAGAGTTTAGCCACCCTATGTTTAAGATGTTCGATCTCAGTTCATTAAGAACCGGTATTATGGCAGGCTCAACATGCCCTACAGAAGCAATGAAAAAAGTAATCGAAGAGATGAATATGTCCGAAGTTACAATTGCTTATGGACTTACGGAAGCTTCACCTGTGTTTACGCAAACTAAGGCTACGGATAGCCTTGATAAAAGAGTTAACACCGTAGGTGTGGCTCTACCACACAGTCAAGTAAAAATTGTAGACCCTGAAACAGGCGAAACACTCGGTAGGAACCAAGTCGGTGAAATCTGCTGTAAAGGTTACAATGTAATGAAAGGATACTATAACATGCCGGAAAAAACCGCTGAAGCAATCGACGAAGACGGATGGCTTCACAGTGGAGATTTAGCAACACAAGACGATGAAGGGTACTATAAAATCGTTGGAAGAATAAAAGACATGATTATCAGGGGCGGAGAGAATATCTACCCTAGGGAAATCGAAGAATTTATTCATACAATGGACGGCGTAAAAGATGTTCAAGTTGCAGGTATCCCTGATAAAAAATACGGTGAAATCGTTGGAGCATTCGTAATTCTTGAAGAAGGTGCAGATTTAACCGAGGAAGATATAAGGGACTACGCAATAACCAAAATTGCAAGGTACAAGGTGCCTAAATACGTCTTTATGGTTGAAGAATATCCACTTACAGCAAGTGGTAAAATTCAAAAATATAAATTAGCTCAAATCGGTAAAGAATTAGTTGAAAAAAGACTAAATGAGACTAAATTGTAA
- a CDS encoding acyl-CoA thioesterase translates to MYEITVEPRFGDIDGLRHINNTVVAIWFEQARNPFFKMFTPNLSTKHEDWKLIMAHTDFDFVSQMELGKNVQIRSYVSRIGNKSFTLYHEAWQDGVLCVKGKAVVVHFDFIEQKSVPIPEDIRNQLMEHYIELDKN, encoded by the coding sequence ATGTATGAAATAACCGTAGAACCAAGATTTGGCGATATCGATGGGTTGCGCCACATAAACAATACCGTTGTAGCAATATGGTTTGAACAAGCAAGAAATCCATTTTTCAAGATGTTCACCCCAAATTTATCAACAAAACACGAAGATTGGAAACTTATAATGGCTCACACAGACTTTGACTTTGTTAGCCAAATGGAATTGGGTAAAAACGTTCAAATAAGAAGTTACGTTAGCAGAATAGGAAATAAGTCATTCACTTTATATCACGAAGCTTGGCAAGACGGTGTATTGTGTGTAAAAGGTAAAGCAGTAGTTGTTCATTTTGATTTTATCGAACAAAAATCAGTTCCTATACCAGAAGACATAAGGAATCAATTGATGGAACATTACATAGAACTCGATAAAAATTAA
- a CDS encoding helix-turn-helix domain-containing protein — protein MSEKNNQVGIKIKKVRELNNMSIEELAKISGNDVELLKKIENGDLIPSLKPLIAIARALGVRLGTFLDDLPEIGPVVSRFGASENVVRFSGTKTYSNEEESKLNFYSLAAGKIDRHMEPFIIDVYPQADEEIELSSHEGEEFIYVMSGEIEINYGQDVYVLAKGDSIYYDSIVPHNLHAKDQNSKILAVVYTPL, from the coding sequence ATGTCAGAAAAGAACAACCAAGTAGGAATTAAAATCAAAAAAGTTAGAGAATTAAATAACATGTCTATTGAAGAACTTGCAAAAATTAGCGGTAACGATGTTGAATTGCTCAAGAAAATTGAAAACGGCGATTTGATACCTTCATTAAAACCTTTAATCGCAATTGCAAGAGCTTTAGGCGTTAGGTTGGGTACTTTTTTGGACGACTTGCCTGAAATCGGACCAGTTGTATCAAGATTTGGTGCATCAGAAAATGTTGTTAGGTTTTCAGGAACAAAAACGTACTCCAACGAAGAAGAAAGTAAATTAAACTTTTATTCATTAGCTGCGGGTAAAATAGATAGGCACATGGAACCATTTATTATTGATGTGTATCCACAAGCAGATGAGGAAATTGAATTATCTTCCCACGAAGGTGAAGAATTTATATATGTTATGAGCGGAGAGATTGAAATCAACTACGGACAAGATGTATATGTTTTAGCAAAAGGAGATAGCATATACTATGATTCAATCGTACCTCACAACTTACACGCTAAAGACCAAAATTCAAAGATTTTAGCGGTTGTATATACACCATTGTAA
- a CDS encoding ZIP family metal transporter, translating into MIDLISNEGIHVAIIAFFIMIFGGFLAYYTNFLKESENYELFAGGFLLGASIFIMIPEGYFKYSTLYVLLGITLVILFEKYFRKLGVHHQLHVINRLNNEKNAENNAKNIKNIKNIKNDNSLGKFKNKVSNKIIEIIDYDINHSESIGRKGNKNYNDNLNKSYDEKELKNSKNCTIDNINSNTCVDCEEINSKINKEDMVLKTTVKLPEEIIQKNISSLEKIYENVDVRIKYIYPISFFIHAFIDGLVIALTFIGSLGMSLYLAILLHKLPAGFALFSPLKKYYGPYSLLIGSIVSLSTVLGTFAGLWILPELPVKPLISFSAGVFIATSMLLLINPKHANIKGFYYILLGIFAVGIAVLL; encoded by the coding sequence ATGATAGATTTGATAAGCAATGAAGGAATACATGTTGCAATAATAGCATTTTTCATAATGATTTTTGGGGGATTTTTGGCGTATTATACCAACTTTTTAAAGGAATCTGAAAATTATGAGCTATTTGCAGGGGGATTTTTGTTAGGGGCGAGCATATTTATTATGATACCTGAGGGGTACTTTAAATATTCTACATTGTATGTGTTACTGGGTATAACACTTGTAATATTATTTGAAAAGTATTTTAGAAAATTGGGTGTACATCATCAATTACACGTCATTAATCGATTAAATAATGAAAAAAATGCCGAAAACAATGCAAAAAATATTAAAAATATTAAAAATATTAAAAATGATAATTCATTGGGCAAATTTAAAAATAAGGTTTCAAACAAAATTATTGAAATAATAGACTATGATATAAATCATAGTGAAAGTATAGGCCGTAAAGGTAATAAAAATTACAATGACAATTTAAATAAGTCATACGATGAAAAGGAATTAAAAAATAGTAAAAACTGTACAATCGATAATATTAATTCAAATACTTGTGTGGATTGCGAAGAAATAAATTCAAAAATAAATAAGGAAGATATGGTTTTAAAGACAACCGTTAAATTACCTGAAGAAATAATTCAAAAAAACATTTCCAGCCTTGAAAAAATATATGAAAATGTAGATGTTAGAATTAAATACATTTACCCTATTTCATTCTTTATTCACGCGTTTATTGACGGTTTGGTAATTGCTTTAACCTTTATTGGTAGTTTGGGAATGTCTTTGTACCTTGCAATACTATTGCACAAGTTACCTGCAGGTTTTGCATTATTCTCACCTTTAAAAAAGTACTATGGACCGTACTCTTTATTGATTGGAAGTATCGTTTCTCTTTCAACCGTACTGGGAACTTTTGCAGGGCTTTGGATATTACCGGAATTACCCGTTAAGCCTTTGATATCTTTTTCAGCAGGTGTATTTATAGCTACATCTATGCTTTTACTGATTAACCCAAAACATGCAAATATAAAAGGATTTTATTACATATTATTGGGTATTTTCGCAGTTGGAATTGCCGTACTACTTTAA
- a CDS encoding 4Fe-4S dicluster domain-containing protein has translation MSVEIIVDKEKCTGCEKCYYACPKGPRIWKKDKDGKFYAFDVSDCHNCKICVGKCPVDAITINMKKDD, from the coding sequence ATGTCCGTAGAAATAATTGTTGATAAGGAAAAGTGTACTGGTTGCGAAAAGTGCTATTATGCTTGTCCTAAAGGGCCACGAATATGGAAAAAAGACAAAGACGGCAAGTTCTATGCTTTTGATGTTTCAGACTGCCACAACTGTAAAATATGCGTAGGAAAATGTCCTGTAGATGCAATTACTATTAACATGAAAAAAGATGACTAA
- a CDS encoding DUF531 domain-containing protein, protein MEEYNYEYDYKKYANNKNRSGNKDKHYKRCTMILYNSYDKSKWHEAHKRAIARAAPICTAFDWNLAIYDFPVDKIENLEGLESTNTEKDVIKLIETTIGGSGSYLRNLIDNNRFIVTNKYQAQFGTPIATTSKPDAKKLITPKQVLQELQKKPCGVFIGLGRHGLPKDVMKMGHYELDITEKGLSLETCTAIASIPSVLGTMAKYE, encoded by the coding sequence ATGGAAGAATACAATTACGAATATGATTACAAAAAATATGCTAATAATAAAAACAGAAGCGGAAACAAGGACAAACACTACAAAAGATGTACAATGATATTGTACAATTCTTACGATAAATCAAAATGGCACGAAGCTCATAAAAGAGCAATAGCTAGAGCAGCGCCAATTTGCACAGCTTTTGATTGGAATTTAGCAATATATGATTTTCCAGTAGATAAAATAGAAAATTTGGAAGGTTTAGAAAGCACCAATACTGAAAAAGACGTTATAAAATTAATTGAAACTACCATAGGCGGTTCAGGTAGTTATTTAAGGAATTTGATTGATAATAATAGATTCATTGTAACAAATAAGTATCAAGCACAATTTGGTACGCCTATAGCTACAACTTCAAAGCCTGACGCTAAAAAGTTAATAACTCCAAAACAAGTGCTTCAAGAATTACAAAAAAAGCCTTGTGGTGTATTTATTGGGCTAGGAAGACACGGTTTACCTAAAGATGTGATGAAAATGGGTCATTATGAGTTAGATATCACCGAAAAAGGTTTATCACTTGAAACTTGCACTGCAATAGCTTCAATACCTTCAGTACTAGGTACTATGGCAAAATACGAATAA
- a CDS encoding helix-turn-helix domain-containing protein, which yields MGSEVKAKIYVYLRMYGESTVDDIAEGTGIYPSTVRESIFEMFNEDHVFRKKMDREGLGKKPYVYSSIDPVDLVKEISVEIEDKLNDLALIDKKISDKKVKGVKPIVSINVK from the coding sequence ATGGGTAGTGAGGTCAAAGCTAAAATATACGTATACCTAAGAATGTACGGTGAAAGTACGGTAGATGATATTGCGGAAGGAACTGGCATATATCCATCAACTGTAAGGGAATCAATATTTGAGATGTTTAATGAAGATCATGTATTTAGGAAAAAAATGGACAGGGAAGGTTTGGGCAAAAAACCATACGTTTATTCATCAATTGACCCAGTTGACCTTGTAAAAGAAATATCTGTTGAAATAGAAGATAAATTAAACGATTTAGCATTAATCGACAAAAAAATCTCTGATAAAAAAGTTAAAGGCGTAAAGCCGATTGTTTCGATTAACGTTAAATAA
- a CDS encoding indolepyruvate oxidoreductase subunit beta has protein sequence MNILIAAVGGQGAVLASKVLGKLAQNIGKDVKVSEVHGMSQRGGSVVAHVKFGDKIYSPVVERGSADIVLAFELLEGARYVDYLKENGILISNTQKINPMPVIIGAVDYPEDIKQKMAEKNINTKFVDALDLAKESGNIKTVNTVLIGLLAKNSPIAKEEWVKAIKETVPERFLDVNLKAFEMGYNLN, from the coding sequence ATGAATATATTAATTGCTGCTGTTGGGGGTCAGGGTGCCGTATTAGCTTCTAAAGTACTTGGGAAGTTAGCCCAAAACATCGGAAAAGATGTTAAAGTATCTGAAGTTCATGGAATGTCACAAAGAGGCGGTAGTGTAGTCGCGCATGTTAAATTTGGCGATAAAATATATTCGCCAGTGGTAGAAAGAGGCTCCGCAGATATCGTTTTGGCTTTCGAATTACTCGAAGGTGCTAGATACGTAGATTATTTAAAAGAAAACGGCATATTGATATCCAATACTCAAAAAATAAATCCAATGCCTGTTATTATTGGAGCGGTTGACTACCCTGAAGATATTAAGCAGAAAATGGCTGAAAAAAACATAAATACAAAATTTGTTGATGCTCTTGATTTAGCAAAGGAATCTGGCAATATAAAAACAGTGAATACTGTTTTAATCGGATTACTTGCAAAAAATAGCCCTATTGCTAAAGAGGAATGGGTAAAAGCGATTAAGGAAACCGTTCCTGAAAGATTTTTAGATGTAAATTTAAAAGCTTTTGAAATGGGTTATAATTTAAATTAA